In Macadamia integrifolia cultivar HAES 741 chromosome 5, SCU_Mint_v3, whole genome shotgun sequence, a single window of DNA contains:
- the LOC122080269 gene encoding vignain-like, producing MEKKVVLVVLLAFSFSLLLGISQSFDFHEKDLETEDSLWNLFERWSHHHTVSRDLSEKPKRFNVFKVNVKFIHEFNKKDHPYKLKLNKFGDLTNHEFRNLFASSKVKHHSMMRGTSGTGGFMYEKFDKVPASIDWRQKGAVTPIKNQGQCGSCWTFSTVVAVEGINQIKTKKLLSLSEQQLVDCDIGDGNQGCNGGYMDRAFEYIKKVGGITTEESYPYTATNTTCAVSKVNAPLVTIDGHENVPPSEISLMKAVANQPVSVAIDAGGAAFQFYSEGVFFGPCGTELDHGVAAVGYGTTVDGTKYWIVKNSWGTDWGEQGYIRIQRGIKAQGGRCGIAMEAAYPIKNSPNRDAKPVSPLKDEL from the exons ATGGAGAAGAAGGTTGTTCTTGTTGTTCTTCTTGCTTTCTCATTTTCTCTGCTTCTGGGAATATCCCAGAGCTTCGATTTCCATGAAAAAGATCTGGAGACTGAAGATAGTCTCTGGAACTTGTTCGAGAGGTGGAGTCATCATCACACGGTTTCTAGAGATCTCTCAGAGAAGCCAAAGCGTTTCAATGTGTTCAAAGTGAATGTCAAGTTCATTCATGAATTCAACAAGAAAGATCATCCTTACAAGTTGAAGCTCAACAAGTTTGGAGACCTGACCAACCATGAGTTCAGGAATCTTTTTGCAAGCTCCAAGGTGAAACACCACAGCATGATGAGAGGGACTTCCGGCACTGGTGGGTTCATGTACGAGAAGTTCGATAAGGTCCCTGCTTCCATTGATTGGAGACAGAAAGGAGCTGTCACCCCTATCAAGAACCAAGGCCAATGTG GAAGTTGCTGGACATTTTCAACTGTAGTTGCTGTTGAGGgcataaaccaaatcaaaacaaagAAGCTGCTGTCATTGTCTGAGCAGCAACTGGTGGATTGCGATATAGGCGATGGTAACCAAGGCTGTAATGGAGGTTACATGGATCGGGCGTTCGAGTACATCAAGAAGGTTGGAGGGATCACTACAGAGGAGAGTTATCCCTACACAGCTACAAATACGACTTGTGCTGTATCCAAG GTGAATGCTCCTTTGGTGACAATTGATGGGCATGAGAACGTGCCTCCTTCCGAGATTTCCTTGATGAAAGCTGTTGCAAACCAACCTGTTTCTGTTGCCATTGATGCTGGTGGTGCAGCTTTCCAGTTCTACTCAGAG GGAGTATTCTTTGGACCCTGTGGGACAGAATTGGATCACGGAGTTGCAGCTGTGGGGTATGGAACAACTGTGGATGGGACCAAGTACTGGATAGTGAAGAACTCATGGGGCACAGATTGGGGAGAGCAGGGTTACATTAGAATCCAACGTGGAATAAAAGCCCAAGGAGGACGATGTGGTATAGCCATGGAAGCTGCTTATCCCATCAAAAACTCCCCTAATAGGGATGCCAAGCCGGTTTCCCCTCTCAAGGACGAGCTCTGA
- the LOC122080247 gene encoding vignain-like, with product MAMEKKVVLVVALSFALLLSLAQCFDFHEKDLETEDSLRDLYESWRNHHMVTRDPLEKPKRFNVFKENVKFIHEFNKKDHPYKLKLNKFGDLTNLEFRNLYASSKVKHHSMMRGSSREATGGFMYEKFDKVPSSIDWRAKGAVTPVKNQGQCGSCWTFSTVVAVEGINQIKTQNLLSLSEQQLVDCDTGDGNQGCNGGLMDRAFEYIKKVGGITTEESYPYTATNTTCAVSKVNAPLVTIDGHENVPPFEISLMKAVANQPVSVAIDASGQAFQFYSEGVFTGPCGTELDHGVAAVGYGTTVDGTKYWTVKNSWGADWGEQGYIRMKRGIPAQGGLCGIAMEASYPIKISPDRDAKPVSPLKDEL from the exons ATGGCAATGGAGAAGAAGGTTGTTCTAGTTGTTGCTTTATCTTTTGCTCTACTTCTGAGCTTAGCCCAGTGCTTCGATTTCCATGAAAAGGATCTGGAGACGGAAGATAGTCTCCGGGACTTGTACGAGAGTTGGAGGAATCATCACATGGTTACTCGAGATCCCTTAGAGAAGCCAAAGCGTTTCAATGTGTTCAAAGAGAATGTTAAGTTCATTCATGAATTCAACAAGAAGGATCATCCTTACAAGTTGAAGCTTAACAAGTTTGGTGACCTCACCAACCTTGAGTTCAGGAATCTCTACGCAAGCTCCAAGGTAAAGCATCACAGCATGATGAGAGGGTCTTCACGTGAAGCCACTGGTGGATTCATGTACGAGAAGTTCGATAAAGTCCCTTCCTCCATCGATTGGAGAGCCAAAGGTGCCGTCACCCCTGTCAAGAACCAAGGCCAATGTG GAAGTTGCTGGACTTTTTCAACTGTTGTTGCGGTCGAGGgcataaaccaaatcaaaacccaGAACCTGCTGTCCTTGTCTGAGCAGCAACTGGTGGATTGCGACACAGGGGATGGTAACCAAGGCTGTAATGGAGGTCTCATGGATCGTGCGTTTGAGTACATCAAGAAGGTTGGAGGGATCACTACAGAGGAGAGTTATCCCTACACAGCCACAAATACAACTTGTGCTGTATCCAAG GTGAATGCTCCCCTGGTGACAATTGATGGACATGAGAACGTTCCTCCTTTCGAGATTTCCTTGATGAAAGCTGTAGCAAACCAACCTGTCTCTGTTGCCATTGATGCTAGTGGTCAAGCTTTCCAGTTCTACTCAGAG GGAGTATTCACTGGACCCTGTGGGACAGAACTGGATCATGGAGTGGCAGCTGTAGGGTATGGAACAACTGTTGATGGAACCAAGTACTGGACCGTGAAGAACTCATGGGGAGCAGATTGGGGAGAACAAGGTTACATTAGAATGAAGCGTGGAATACCAGCCCAAGGAGGATTGTGTGGTATAGCCATGGAAGCTTCTTATCCTATCAAAATCTCCCCTGATAGGGATGCCAAGCCGGTCTCCCCTCTCAAGGACGAGCTCTGA
- the LOC122078764 gene encoding glycerol-3-phosphate dehydrogenase [NAD(+)]-like, which yields MAPGLEIPQNGHLEGKDIPSSPTDEEVTKSKVTVIGSGNWGSVAAKLIASNTIKMSSFHDEVRMWVFEETLPTGEKLSEVMNRTNENVKYLPGIKLGKNVVADPDLDNAVKDANMLVFVTPHQFMEGICNELVGKIRGDVEAISLIKGMEVTTEGPHMISTFISQHLGINCCVLMGANIADEIAAEKLSEATIGYRENKEVANRWAQLFATPYFLVTTVQDIEGVELCGTLKNVVAIAAGFVDGLEMGNNTKAAIMRIGLKEMRSFSKLLFSSVRDSTFFESCGIADVIATCLGGRNRKVAEAFARNSGQRSFDELEAELLQGQKLQGVLTAGEVNAVLRHRKCLELFPLFRTVHEICIGHLPPSAIVQCCENNTAML from the exons ATGGCTCCAGGTCTGGAAATTCCACAGAATGGGCATTTAGAAGGGAAGGACATTCCTTCCAGCCCCACCGATGAAGAAGTGACGAAATCCAAAGTAACAGTTATCGGCAGCGGCAATTGGGGTAGTGTCGCAGCAAAACTCATCGCCTCCAATACCATCAAGATGAGCTCCTTCCATG ATGAAGTGAGGATGTGGGTATTTGAGGAGACACTACCTACAGGCGAGAAGCTCTCAGAAGTCATGAACCGAACAAAC GAGAATGTGAAGTATCTCCCTGGCATAAAGCTTGGGAAGAATGTAGTAGCAGATCCCGATCTCGACAATGCAG TTAAGGATGCAAACATGTTGGTTTTTGTAACTCCACATCAATTCATGGAAGGTATATGCAATGAACTTGTTGGGAAGATAAGAGGGGATGTTGAGGCTATATCCCTCATCAAAGGAATGGAGGTAACGACGGAAGGCCCACACATGATCAGCACCTTCATCTCTCAACACCTTGGGATCAATTGTTGTGTTCTCATGGGTGCAAACATAGCTGATGAG ATTGCTGCCGAGAAGTTGAGCGAAGCAACAATAGGATACAGGGAGAATAAAGAGGTGGCAAACAGATGGGCTCAACTGTTTGCTACTCCATACTTCCTGGTCACGACT GTCCAAGACATAGAAGGAGTAGAACTATGTGGAACACTCAAGAATGTAGTCGCCATTGCTGCAG GTTTTGTTGATGGCTTGGAGATGGGGAACAATACAAAG GCTGCAATAATGAGAATTGGTCTGAAAGAGATGAGGAGCTTCTCAAAGCTGTTGTTTTCATCCGTCAGAGATAGCACCTTCTTTGAGAGCTGTGGGATAGCTGATGTGATCGCAACATGCT TAGGAGGAAGAAACAGGAAAGTTGCAGAGGCTTTTGCAAGGAATAGTGGGCAAAG GTCTTTCGATGAGCTTGAAGCAGAATTGTTACAAGGACAGAAGCTACAG GGGGTCTTAACAGCAGGAGAAGTTAATGCGGTTTTACGCCATCGTAAATGTCTAGAGTTATTCCCGCTTTTCAGAACAGTACACGAGATCTGTATCGGCCACCTTCCTCCCTCGGCGATTGTTCAATGTTGTGAAAATAATACAGCAATGCTCTAG
- the LOC122078553 gene encoding uncharacterized protein LOC122078553, producing the protein MVKVTTYFAMSFGAFIFWQSMDKLHVWIALHQDEKQERMEREMEIKRVRQELLQQAKQKDSLA; encoded by the exons ATGGTGAAAGTCACTACATACTTCGCCATGTCATTTGGCGCCTTCATTTTCTGGCAATCCATGGACAAACTCCACGTCTGGATCGCTCTCCATCAGGACGAAAAG caagagagaatggaaagagaaatggagatcaagagggtcCGACAAGAGCTACTGCAACAAGCCAAGCAAAAAGATTCTTTGGCATAA